The Pempheris klunzingeri isolate RE-2024b chromosome 1, fPemKlu1.hap1, whole genome shotgun sequence genome includes a region encoding these proteins:
- the fgf3 gene encoding fibroblast growth factor 3, translating to MLMIPLLVLLSLLDPVSPRPRCAPGQACDPRQRRDAGGRGGVYEHLGGAPRRRKLYCATKYHLQIHPNGKIDGSLEENNPFSIMEITAVDVGVVAIKGLFSGRYLAMNDKGRLYASEVFNGECEFVERIHELGYNTYASRHHSTEQPLPPGGSSKRRASAKRQWYVSINGKGRPRRGFKTRSTDKASLFLPRVLGNKDHEMVRRLRDSQSAHHHTHHHGSRGERRRRRHRARKGRGQRPDD from the exons ATGCTGATGATACCTCTGCTGGTGTTACTGAGCCTGTTAGACCCCGTCAGTCCTCGGCCCCGCTGCGCCCCGGGCCAGGCTTGCGACCCCCGGCAGCGGAGGGACGCCGGGGGCCGCGGAGGAGTGTACGAGCACCTCGGAGGAGCGCCAAGACGCAGGAAACTCTACTGTGCTACTAAATATCATTTACAAATCCATCCGAATGGGAAAATAGATGGATCACTGGAGGAAAACAACCCTTTCA GCATCATGGAAATCACAGCAGTGGATGTGGGTGTTGTGGCCATAAAAGGGCTTTTCTCTGGCAGATATCTGGCCATGAATGATAAAGGCCGGCTGTATGCCTCG GAAGTGTTCAACGGAGAGTGTGAGTTTGTGGAGCGGATCCATGAGTTGGGGTACAATACTTACGCGTCCCGCCACCACTCTACTGAGCAGCCACTACCGCCAGGGGGCAGCAGCAAGCGGCGAGCCAGCGCCAAGCGCCAGTGGTACGTTTCCATTAATGGAAAAGGCCGGCCACGACGAGGCTTTAAGACCCGAAGTACAGACAAAGCCTCACTTTTCTTGCCTCGGGTGCTGGGCAACAAGGACCATGAGATGGTGAGGCGGCTGAGAGACAGTCAGAGCGCACACCACCACACGCATCACCACGGCAGCCGCGGTGAACGCAGGAGACGGCGGCATCGTGCCAGGAAAGGCAGAGGCCAGCGGCCAGATGATTGA